The following coding sequences are from one Pseudomonadota bacterium window:
- a CDS encoding phosphopentomutase, whose protein sequence is MTELKRAVILVIDSGGVGEMPDAGEYGDRGSDTIGHVAARAGGLNLPTLRRLGLGNLHRVKGVDPLDRPEGSYGRMLEKSAGKDTITGHWEMTGLVTQVPFVTFPDGFPPEIMKPFEEAIGRGTLGNKAASGTDIISELGEEHMRTGKPIVYTSADSVFQVAAHEEVIPIDELYRICEIARAQLVGPYQMGRVIARPFVGQPGAFTRTYRRRDYAVDPPGETAVSRIAASGRKVTGVGKIKDIYNGIGITESHKMKNNLDGLEVTLDVLKKDSSPGLIFTNLVDFDMLFGHRNDADGYAKALLELDSFLPRIMESMTTSDALFITADHGCDPTILSSTDHTREYVPLMVWGPGLKSGQDLGT, encoded by the coding sequence ATGACAGAGCTGAAGCGCGCCGTGATCCTCGTGATCGACAGTGGAGGCGTGGGCGAGATGCCCGACGCCGGCGAGTACGGTGACAGAGGCAGCGACACCATCGGTCACGTAGCCGCACGCGCCGGCGGCCTGAACCTGCCGACCCTGCGCCGTCTGGGCCTGGGCAACCTGCACCGTGTGAAAGGCGTCGATCCCCTCGACCGTCCGGAAGGCTCGTATGGGCGCATGCTCGAGAAATCGGCCGGCAAGGACACCATCACCGGGCACTGGGAGATGACCGGCCTGGTGACCCAGGTCCCGTTCGTGACCTTCCCTGACGGTTTCCCACCAGAGATCATGAAGCCGTTCGAAGAGGCCATCGGGCGTGGCACGCTCGGCAACAAGGCAGCGAGCGGAACAGACATCATCTCCGAGCTTGGCGAAGAGCACATGCGCACGGGAAAGCCCATCGTGTACACCTCTGCCGACAGCGTGTTCCAGGTGGCCGCCCACGAAGAGGTCATTCCCATCGACGAGCTGTACCGCATCTGTGAGATCGCGCGCGCGCAGCTCGTGGGCCCCTATCAGATGGGCCGCGTGATCGCCAGGCCCTTCGTCGGACAGCCCGGCGCCTTCACGCGCACCTACCGCCGTCGCGACTACGCCGTCGATCCTCCGGGAGAGACCGCGGTCTCGCGCATCGCGGCGTCTGGCAGAAAGGTGACGGGCGTCGGCAAGATCAAGGACATCTACAACGGCATCGGCATCACCGAATCGCACAAGATGAAGAACAACCTCGACGGCCTCGAGGTGACGCTCGACGTTCTCAAGAAAGACTCGTCGCCGGGCCTCATCTTCACCAACCTGGTTGATTTCGACATGCTCTTCGGGCATCGCAACGATGCAGACGGCTACGCCAAGGCGCTGCTCGAGCTCGATTCCTTCCTTCCCCGCATCATGGAGAGCATGACGACCTCAGACGCCCTCTTCATCACGGCAGACCACGGCTGTGATCCCACCATTCTCTCTTCCACCGACCACACGCGGGAATACGTTCCGCTCATGGTCTGGGGGCCAGGTCTCAAGTCCGGACAAGACCTGGGAACG
- the nrdR gene encoding transcriptional repressor NrdR, translating to MKCPFCEHHETRVHDSRETDDNTTIRRRRECAGCNRRFTTYERYEEAPVVVVKKDMRRERFERAKVLSGIHKACEKRPISSAQKEALVNTVERELRQRGESEISSVEIGDMVMRYLKRLDPVAYVRFASVYKDFQDLEKFAEELRQLQHAPHTAAGVRRGEEASRTTPNEDDEGGLRRRRPKS from the coding sequence ATGAAATGCCCCTTCTGTGAGCACCACGAGACTCGGGTGCACGACTCGCGCGAGACCGACGACAACACAACCATTCGCCGGCGGCGCGAGTGCGCCGGATGCAATCGGCGCTTCACCACGTATGAGCGCTACGAAGAAGCGCCCGTCGTTGTCGTCAAGAAAGACATGCGACGTGAGCGCTTCGAGCGTGCCAAGGTCTTGAGCGGAATCCACAAGGCCTGCGAGAAGCGCCCGATCTCCAGCGCGCAGAAGGAAGCGCTGGTGAACACGGTTGAACGAGAGCTTCGCCAGCGGGGAGAGAGCGAGATCTCGTCGGTGGAGATCGGCGACATGGTCATGCGCTACCTCAAACGCCTCGACCCCGTTGCATACGTTCGATTCGCGTCGGTCTACAAGGACTTCCAAGACCTCGAGAAGTTCGCCGAGGAGCTTCGCCAGCTGCAGCACGCACCGCACACCGCGGCGGGCGTCCGGCGCGGCGAGGAAGCCTCCCGCACGACGCCGAACGAAGACGACGAGGGTGGACTGCGCAGGCGCCGCCCGAAGAGCTGA